One Terriglobales bacterium genomic window carries:
- a CDS encoding ABC transporter permease: MYWQIVKLALAQIRSHKLRSGLTILGVVIGIMTVVSIAAIISGLNASFSRQVSSLGSNIITIQRIPQFAFRFPSEEERQRKELTLEDAAALRAELRDADTVTTLVPLDFTRFPDPNVRFGNVHTHGVRVLGVDQDYIVVYTSRMREGRFISDGDVLHHSRVVALGATIAENMFPHQDPVGKTIYFENDGYTVVGVVERRGMLFGFDRDTFIWLPNTTMLKLHPESKDDAWIALRARSPQAIPDAMDQATEILRRLRHDAPGKPNSFDVGTQNQFIELYNQLTGGAYLLMLVISSIGLMVGGIGVMAIMLVSVTERTREIGVRKAIGARRRDILFQFVLEAMVLTGVGGILGIMGGGLISTLVDWLSPLPSHVSLFWIVVAFSVSVSVGLFFGIYPAARASALDPIEALRYE, from the coding sequence ATGTACTGGCAGATCGTCAAACTCGCGCTCGCCCAGATCCGCAGCCACAAGCTGCGCTCCGGCCTGACCATCCTGGGAGTGGTGATCGGGATCATGACCGTGGTCTCCATCGCCGCCATCATCTCCGGGCTGAATGCTTCCTTCTCGCGGCAGGTATCGAGCCTGGGCTCCAACATCATCACCATCCAGCGCATCCCGCAGTTCGCCTTCCGCTTTCCCAGCGAGGAGGAGCGGCAGCGCAAGGAACTCACCCTGGAGGACGCGGCCGCGCTGCGCGCCGAGCTGAGGGACGCGGACACGGTCACCACCCTGGTGCCCCTGGACTTCACCCGTTTCCCCGATCCCAACGTGCGCTTTGGCAACGTGCACACCCACGGGGTGCGGGTGCTGGGCGTGGACCAGGACTACATCGTGGTGTACACCTCGCGCATGCGGGAGGGTCGCTTCATCTCCGACGGGGACGTGCTGCACCACAGCCGGGTGGTGGCGCTGGGCGCCACCATCGCGGAAAACATGTTTCCGCACCAGGACCCGGTGGGCAAGACCATCTACTTCGAGAACGACGGCTACACGGTGGTGGGGGTGGTGGAGCGCCGGGGCATGCTCTTCGGCTTCGACCGCGACACCTTCATCTGGCTGCCCAACACCACCATGCTGAAGCTGCACCCCGAGTCCAAGGACGACGCCTGGATCGCGCTGCGGGCACGCAGCCCCCAGGCCATCCCCGACGCCATGGACCAGGCTACCGAGATCCTGCGGCGGCTGCGCCACGACGCTCCCGGCAAGCCCAACTCCTTCGACGTGGGCACCCAGAACCAGTTCATCGAACTCTACAACCAGCTCACCGGCGGGGCTTACCTGCTGATGCTGGTGATCAGCTCCATCGGGCTGATGGTGGGGGGCATCGGGGTGATGGCCATCATGCTGGTCTCGGTGACCGAGCGCACCCGCGAGATCGGGGTGAGAAAGGCCATCGGGGCGCGCCGCCGCGACATCCTCTTCCAGTTCGTGCTGGAGGCCATGGTGCTGACCGGGGTGGGCGGGATCCTGGGCATCATGGGGGGCGGGCTGATCAGCACCCTGGTGGACTGGCTCTCGCCCCTGCCCTCGCACGTCTCCCTGTTCTGGATCGTGGTGGCCTTCTCAGTCTCGGTGTCGGTGGGGCTGTTCTTCGGGATCTACCCGGCGGCGCGGGCCTCGGCGCTGGACCCCATCGAGGCGCTCAGGTACGAGTGA